The following coding sequences are from one Phyllostomus discolor isolate MPI-MPIP mPhyDis1 chromosome 11, mPhyDis1.pri.v3, whole genome shotgun sequence window:
- the SPAG11B gene encoding sperm-associated antigen 11B, with translation MPDRCSQKPINVPFPGGVLSTPLHLLADSLSRPGGPGRPRETAPMKVLFLFAVLHCLVPRTSGDIPPGIRNTICLLRHGTCRLFFCRSGEKKGDICSDPWNRCCLPPDADT, from the exons ATGCCTGACCGGTGTTCCCAAAAGCCTATAAATGTCCCCTTCCCGGGCGGTGTGCTCTCCACGCCGCTGCACCTGTTGGCAGACTCGCTCTCCCGCCCAGGAGGGCCGGGCAGGCCGAGGGAGACCGCACCCATGAAGGTCCTCTTTCTGTTCGCTGTTCTCCACTGTCTGGTCCCCAGGACCTCGG GGGACATTCCGCCTGGAATCCGAAATACTATCTGCCTTTTGCGCCATGGGACCTGCAGGCTTTTCTTCTGCCGTTCTGGTGAGAAAAAGGGGGACATCTGCTCGGACCCTTGGAACAGGTGCTGCCTGCCCCCGGACGCGGACACCTGA
- the LOC114508342 gene encoding beta-defensin 103A-like, producing the protein MRIFYLVFALLLLCLTPVPGDAGIITRVQRYFCKARNGRCAALSCLPKEEQIGTCSLRGRKCCRRKK; encoded by the exons ATGAGGATCTTCTACCTGGTCTTCGCGTTGCTGCTCTTGTGCCTGACACCCGTTCCAG GCGATGCAGGAATCATAACGAGAGTGCAGAGGTATTTCTGCAAAGCCAGGAATGGCCGCTGCGCGGCGCTGAGCTGCCTCCCGAAGGAGGAGCAGATAGGCACCTGCTCTCTCCGTGGCCGGAAGTGCTGCCGCAGGAAGAAGTGA